Proteins from a genomic interval of Sphingobacterium lactis:
- the fdhA gene encoding formaldehyde dehydrogenase, glutathione-independent: protein MCQNHGVVYMGPGEVQVQEIDYPKLALGDRKCEHGVILKIVSTNICGSDQHMVRGRTTASAGLVLGHEITGQVIEVGRDVEFIKVGDIVSVPFNIACGRCRNCKEGKTGICLNVNPSRPGAAYGYVDMGGWVGGQAEYVMVPYADFNLLKFPDNEQALAYIRDLTMLSDIFPTGFHGAVSAGVGPGSIVYVAGAGPVGLACAASCHLLGAAVVIVGDLNEERLEQARSFGCETVNLNTDTPLADQIADLIGVPEVDCFVDCVGFEARAHANGGSSEEQPAVVLNQAMDITRAGGAIGIPGLYVTEDPGASDGAAKQGNLKIRFGLGWAKSHCFYTGQCPVMKYHRQLMNAILYDKIKIADAVNVQVITLSDAPQGYADFDKGAARKYVIDPHGMISA from the coding sequence ATGTGTCAAAATCATGGCGTAGTATATATGGGGCCCGGCGAGGTTCAGGTCCAGGAAATTGATTATCCGAAATTAGCATTGGGAGACCGCAAATGCGAACATGGGGTAATCCTGAAGATTGTTTCAACCAACATTTGCGGATCTGACCAGCACATGGTCCGTGGCCGGACTACAGCATCGGCGGGTCTTGTCCTTGGGCATGAGATAACCGGGCAGGTTATTGAAGTGGGTCGCGATGTGGAATTCATCAAGGTTGGTGACATTGTCTCCGTTCCATTCAATATTGCCTGCGGACGTTGTCGCAATTGCAAGGAAGGAAAGACCGGGATTTGTTTGAACGTCAATCCCTCCCGTCCTGGCGCAGCTTATGGCTACGTAGATATGGGCGGATGGGTCGGTGGCCAGGCAGAATATGTGATGGTTCCGTATGCAGATTTCAATCTCCTTAAATTCCCGGACAACGAACAGGCGCTGGCCTATATCCGTGATTTGACCATGCTCTCCGATATTTTTCCAACAGGTTTTCATGGTGCAGTTTCTGCGGGTGTTGGCCCCGGGTCCATTGTCTATGTCGCTGGCGCCGGTCCGGTAGGTTTGGCCTGTGCAGCCAGCTGCCACCTGCTGGGTGCCGCTGTGGTCATTGTGGGAGATCTGAATGAAGAACGCCTTGAGCAAGCCCGAAGTTTTGGCTGTGAAACGGTTAACCTCAATACCGATACACCCCTCGCCGATCAGATTGCTGACTTAATCGGTGTCCCAGAGGTCGACTGCTTCGTGGATTGTGTCGGATTTGAGGCACGTGCGCACGCCAATGGTGGCAGTTCGGAAGAACAGCCTGCCGTCGTGCTCAATCAGGCTATGGATATTACACGTGCAGGGGGTGCCATCGGCATACCGGGATTGTATGTTACCGAAGACCCCGGCGCAAGTGACGGTGCCGCAAAGCAGGGAAACCTGAAAATTAGATTTGGTTTGGGCTGGGCAAAATCCCATTGTTTCTATACGGGACAATGCCCAGTTATGAAATACCATAGGCAATTGATGAATGCCATATTATACGATAAAATTAAAATTGCTGATGCCGTAAATGTCCAGGTAATCACCCTAAGTGATGCTCCGCAAGGGTATGCCGATTTTGACAAAGGTGCAGCTAGAAAGTATGTCATCGATCCGCATGGCATGATCTCGGCATAG
- a CDS encoding GLPGLI family protein codes for MNLRTILQVSLLFSFLTAVVMMTNAQENEFVFNKKVNYQVTFLSDSTDENSRQTMPAELLLNDTNSLFWFLNKSIKDEELAKPNAFPSPSIGFAPGLVNNENYVILKNKDGEITVYDEYSGSDLRKLMQINVYKERINPEDWQLTEETDTVMGLAVQKAVLQFGGRTWEAFFAPELPIADGPYKFNGLPGLILRIQDRTKSWVFEAKDIKEVDQKVVVNNKKDLKVVPIEKKELYSQRRKFQQDQAFARQGEGDGGIESAENRKQAEERIKKDNNWIELN; via the coding sequence ATGAACCTTCGTACCATCCTTCAAGTATCCCTATTATTTTCTTTTTTAACGGCAGTGGTCATGATGACCAACGCACAGGAAAACGAATTTGTATTCAACAAAAAAGTGAATTATCAAGTTACCTTCCTCTCCGACTCAACGGATGAAAACTCAAGGCAGACCATGCCAGCCGAGCTGCTACTGAACGACACCAACTCCCTTTTCTGGTTTTTGAATAAATCCATAAAAGACGAGGAATTGGCCAAACCAAATGCTTTTCCATCCCCTTCCATCGGCTTTGCACCAGGCTTGGTCAATAATGAAAACTATGTGATCTTAAAGAATAAGGATGGAGAAATAACGGTCTATGATGAGTATTCGGGTAGTGACCTCAGGAAATTAATGCAGATCAACGTGTACAAGGAACGGATCAACCCAGAAGATTGGCAATTGACAGAAGAAACAGATACAGTAATGGGCTTAGCTGTGCAGAAGGCCGTGCTGCAATTTGGCGGACGTACATGGGAGGCCTTTTTTGCGCCAGAACTTCCCATTGCTGACGGACCTTATAAATTTAATGGACTGCCGGGTTTGATTCTACGAATACAGGATCGAACGAAATCTTGGGTGTTTGAAGCTAAGGATATTAAGGAAGTGGACCAAAAGGTGGTTGTTAACAATAAAAAGGATTTAAAGGTTGTACCGATCGAAAAGAAAGAACTGTATTCCCAACGTCGGAAATTCCAACAGGATCAGGCTTTTGCGCGACAAGGTGAAGGCGATGGTGGTATTGAAAGTGCTGAAAACAGAAAACAGGCGGAGGAAAGAATCAAAAAGGACAACAATTGGATTGAGCTAAATTAA
- a CDS encoding NAD(P)/FAD-dependent oxidoreductase produces the protein MQIENVDVLIIGAGPSGSVAAGYLQQQGLHIKVVEKQKFPRVVVGESLIPRVMDHFEEAGLLDALNSYGFEKKLGARFIRGAEQCVFDFSEKFGQGWDWTWQIPRADFDQAMADELIRKGVDIQFETEVIDVEFKGTESTTVVKNKEGQEYAIHAKFLIDCSGYGRVLPRKLGLEAPSKLDPHSAIFTHIQDVRRPEGIEGTQISFDIIETEVWLWVIPFSNGSTSVGIVGPTAYIENLSATLDNDEAIQNAIGLSDLYVNRFQGLPYAFDPIRLTNYSVSVSQFYGDGYALTGNSTEFLDPVFSSGVCFATESGILAAKLAKRQLAGEVIDWEKEYADYMKFGIDVFSTYVKEWYTGNLQELFYHRPENPEVKEKICAVLAGYVWNKDNTFVSKHRNIIKNMAYLIKQQD, from the coding sequence ATGCAAATCGAAAATGTTGATGTGCTCATTATCGGTGCTGGTCCATCAGGCTCAGTAGCAGCCGGCTATCTTCAGCAACAGGGACTACATATCAAAGTGGTGGAAAAACAAAAGTTCCCGCGAGTGGTCGTTGGGGAGAGTTTGATCCCCCGGGTGATGGATCATTTTGAGGAAGCGGGCTTGTTGGATGCCCTCAACTCCTACGGTTTTGAAAAGAAATTGGGTGCTCGGTTTATCCGAGGTGCGGAGCAGTGCGTTTTCGATTTTTCGGAGAAATTTGGGCAAGGGTGGGATTGGACCTGGCAAATTCCGCGGGCTGATTTTGATCAAGCCATGGCGGATGAGCTGATCCGGAAAGGGGTAGATATCCAATTCGAAACCGAAGTGATCGATGTTGAATTTAAGGGTACGGAATCCACAACGGTCGTTAAAAACAAGGAAGGGCAGGAATATGCCATTCATGCGAAGTTCCTTATTGATTGCAGCGGTTATGGAAGGGTATTGCCACGCAAGCTCGGACTGGAAGCACCTTCCAAGTTAGATCCGCATTCGGCAATTTTTACTCATATTCAGGATGTCCGCAGACCTGAAGGTATTGAAGGTACACAGATTTCTTTTGATATTATTGAAACAGAAGTGTGGTTGTGGGTCATTCCATTTTCCAATGGATCTACCAGCGTGGGCATTGTTGGCCCCACAGCATATATTGAAAATCTATCGGCTACCCTGGATAATGACGAAGCGATTCAGAATGCCATAGGTCTTTCGGATCTTTATGTCAACAGATTCCAAGGTCTTCCATATGCATTCGATCCTATCCGTTTAACCAACTATTCGGTTTCGGTTTCGCAGTTTTATGGCGATGGATATGCATTGACCGGAAATAGTACAGAATTTTTAGATCCTGTATTTTCTTCCGGGGTTTGTTTTGCTACGGAATCGGGAATCTTGGCTGCCAAGCTTGCCAAACGTCAGTTGGCAGGCGAGGTCATCGATTGGGAAAAGGAATATGCCGATTACATGAAGTTTGGCATTGATGTGTTCAGCACGTATGTGAAGGAATGGTATACGGGTAACTTACAGGAGCTTTTCTATCACCGTCCGGAAAACCCTGAGGTTAAGGAAAAGATATGTGCTGTATTGGCCGGATATGTTTGGAATAAGGATAACACCTTTGTCAGCAAACATCGCAACATCATCAAAAATATGGCCTACCTAATCAAACAACAAGATTAA
- a CDS encoding HAL/PAL/TAL family ammonia-lyase, which produces MKTINSYLTIKDFNDVLFNNKPIEISQSLIDRVNGCYEFLKTFSKNKVIYGVNTGFGPMAQYRIQEGDQLQLQYNLIRSHASGTGEPLSPEHVKAAILARLNTLSLGKSGVHISVITLMQQLINHDITPLIFAHGGVGASGDLVQLAHLALVLIGEGEVFYQGNRRPTAEVFKELGLKPIEVKIREGLALINGTSVMTGIGIVNAHKAQRLLDWSIQASCMINELVQAYDDHFSVELNQAKLHQGQEAVAKQMRDHLMDSQLVRRRHEHLYNGTNQEDIFKDKVQEYYSLRCVPQILGPIYDTIAGVESVLEKEINSANDNPIVDVDTQQVYHGGNFHGDYVSLEMDRLKLAITKLSMLAERQLNYLLNAKINEILPPFVNLGKLGFNFGMQGVQFTATSTTAENQALSTSMYIHSIPNNNDNQDIVSMGTNAAMLCSKVIENTFEVLAIEFITIVQAVESLQLENKLSTKSKVKYAELRKLIPVFKTDIVMYPIVQQVKDYLKNS; this is translated from the coding sequence ATGAAAACGATCAACAGCTACTTAACGATTAAAGATTTTAATGATGTGTTGTTTAACAATAAACCTATCGAAATCAGTCAGTCGTTAATTGATCGCGTCAATGGATGTTATGAGTTCTTGAAAACCTTCTCGAAAAACAAGGTGATCTATGGCGTCAATACAGGGTTTGGGCCGATGGCACAGTACCGTATCCAAGAGGGTGATCAACTGCAGTTGCAGTACAATTTAATCCGCAGTCACGCCTCGGGAACGGGCGAACCCCTATCCCCAGAGCATGTGAAAGCAGCCATACTCGCACGTCTGAATACCTTATCCTTGGGGAAATCAGGGGTCCATATATCTGTCATCACCTTGATGCAGCAGTTGATCAACCATGATATTACGCCACTAATTTTCGCCCATGGCGGAGTTGGTGCAAGTGGGGATCTCGTTCAACTCGCCCACTTGGCTTTGGTTTTGATTGGTGAAGGGGAAGTATTTTACCAGGGAAACCGTCGTCCAACCGCTGAGGTTTTTAAAGAACTCGGATTGAAACCTATCGAGGTCAAAATTCGGGAGGGTCTTGCTTTGATCAATGGGACATCCGTTATGACGGGGATCGGCATCGTGAATGCGCATAAGGCACAGCGTTTATTGGATTGGTCTATTCAGGCTTCTTGCATGATCAACGAATTGGTGCAAGCATATGACGATCATTTTTCCGTGGAGCTCAATCAGGCAAAACTACATCAAGGACAGGAAGCCGTTGCCAAGCAGATGCGGGATCACCTTATGGATAGCCAATTGGTAAGACGTAGGCATGAACATCTGTACAATGGTACTAACCAAGAAGATATTTTCAAGGACAAAGTGCAGGAGTACTATTCCCTACGCTGTGTCCCGCAGATATTAGGCCCTATATATGACACCATTGCTGGGGTGGAGTCCGTACTCGAAAAAGAGATCAACTCGGCCAACGACAATCCGATTGTGGATGTGGACACCCAGCAGGTCTACCATGGCGGTAATTTTCATGGAGATTATGTTTCCTTGGAAATGGATCGCCTCAAATTGGCCATCACCAAGCTGTCCATGCTTGCCGAACGGCAATTGAATTACCTGTTGAACGCGAAGATCAACGAAATCCTCCCACCGTTTGTCAATTTGGGCAAACTCGGGTTCAATTTCGGCATGCAGGGTGTGCAGTTTACGGCAACTTCCACGACTGCAGAAAATCAGGCCTTATCAACTTCCATGTATATCCACAGCATACCGAACAATAACGATAACCAAGATATTGTCAGCATGGGCACCAATGCTGCGATGCTGTGCAGTAAGGTAATTGAGAACACATTCGAGGTTTTGGCCATAGAGTTCATCACGATTGTACAAGCTGTAGAATCTTTACAGCTCGAAAATAAACTAAGTACGAAATCGAAAGTCAAATATGCGGAGTTACGCAAACTAATTCCCGTATTCAAGACCGATATCGTCATGTACCCAATTGTTCAACAAGTAAAAGATTATTTAAAGAATTCATAA
- a CDS encoding WG repeat-containing protein: MKLRSPLTVLALLVSPYLFAQELAQVSSQKRTGFMNSAGEEIISLQYDKAGDFHDALAPILVNKKWGFINSKGETVIAPQFDRVKAFDSGRALASNGDAWFYIDKNGERLNLISTDQFFSFENGVAFFKQNNKIGLIDPEGSVIMEPKYDLIRSFDGDYARFKNFERWGILDKTGKEVIPADYDEIGNYFSGSAYAKKGSLFGMVINGEFKGLEGVEKIWDFSTDGLAYARKDKKMGFLDTNGNWAIEPQFDKARAFVNGLAPVYNGKRWGYIDTTGQLVTDYQFEDAEVFSMDGLAPVKIGRDWGFIDKSGKLVIPAQYGITAFGADMFAPKTKGFINGLARVKHKKSWGFIDTSGNVVGRWYDNAELFSK; the protein is encoded by the coding sequence ATGAAATTGCGAAGCCCCCTTACTGTGCTGGCCCTGCTGGTTAGCCCCTATTTATTTGCGCAGGAACTAGCGCAAGTTAGTTCCCAAAAGAGAACTGGATTTATGAACAGTGCCGGCGAGGAGATTATTTCCTTACAATATGATAAGGCTGGCGATTTTCATGATGCGTTGGCTCCTATCCTTGTGAATAAAAAGTGGGGATTCATCAATAGCAAGGGCGAAACGGTGATCGCTCCGCAGTTCGATCGGGTCAAGGCTTTTGATAGCGGTCGGGCGCTGGCGTCCAATGGGGATGCCTGGTTTTACATCGACAAAAATGGGGAACGGTTAAATCTGATCTCAACCGATCAATTCTTCAGTTTCGAAAATGGCGTGGCTTTCTTCAAACAGAACAATAAGATTGGACTAATCGATCCAGAAGGTTCTGTAATCATGGAGCCAAAGTATGACCTTATTCGCTCGTTTGACGGTGATTATGCACGCTTCAAGAATTTCGAACGCTGGGGAATCCTTGATAAAACCGGAAAAGAGGTTATTCCTGCGGACTATGATGAGATCGGCAATTACTTTTCGGGGTCGGCGTATGCGAAAAAAGGAAGTCTCTTTGGCATGGTCATCAACGGAGAATTTAAAGGTTTGGAAGGGGTAGAAAAAATTTGGGACTTCTCTACTGATGGCCTAGCATATGCCCGTAAGGATAAAAAAATGGGGTTCTTGGACACGAATGGCAACTGGGCGATCGAACCACAGTTTGATAAAGCCAGAGCCTTTGTGAACGGATTGGCGCCGGTATACAACGGCAAACGTTGGGGATACATTGATACAACCGGCCAGCTGGTAACCGATTATCAATTTGAGGATGCCGAGGTATTCAGCATGGACGGTCTTGCTCCAGTGAAAATTGGGAGAGACTGGGGATTTATCGATAAAAGCGGTAAATTAGTTATTCCAGCCCAATACGGCATCACGGCTTTCGGCGCAGATATGTTTGCGCCAAAGACAAAGGGCTTCATCAATGGGTTGGCGAGGGTGAAACACAAAAAATCATGGGGTTTTATTGACACCTCGGGCAACGTTGTTGGCCGGTGGTACGATAATGCCGAACTATTTAGCAAATAG
- the fabG gene encoding 3-oxoacyl-ACP reductase FabG — MAEKKKYALITGGSRGIGRAICKKLAEDTDYHILINFQANKAAAEATLVEVKAVGGQGEIIQFDVSNAEEVTSALGRWEENNPEAIVEVIVNNAGITKDGLFMWMSPGDWHSVIQTSLGGFYNVTNYFIKKLLHNRYGRIINMVSVSGVKGTAGQTNYSAAKAAIIGATKALAQEIGKRNITVNAVAPGFINSDMTADMDEKELKKMIPVNRFGEPEEVADLVSFLASKKSAYITGEVININGGIYS, encoded by the coding sequence ATGGCAGAGAAAAAGAAATACGCTTTAATCACTGGAGGGTCTCGGGGAATTGGGAGAGCCATATGCAAAAAATTGGCGGAAGATACCGACTACCACATCCTGATCAACTTTCAGGCAAACAAAGCGGCAGCCGAAGCTACCCTTGTGGAAGTGAAGGCTGTCGGTGGACAAGGAGAAATCATCCAATTCGACGTGAGCAATGCGGAGGAAGTTACTTCGGCACTTGGCCGTTGGGAAGAAAATAATCCTGAAGCCATTGTTGAAGTAATCGTCAATAATGCGGGTATCACCAAGGATGGCCTATTTATGTGGATGTCTCCAGGGGATTGGCATTCGGTCATCCAGACCAGTTTGGGCGGTTTCTATAACGTGACGAATTATTTCATCAAGAAACTATTGCACAACCGCTATGGACGGATCATCAATATGGTTTCTGTTTCTGGCGTAAAAGGTACGGCTGGACAAACCAACTATTCTGCGGCAAAAGCTGCCATCATAGGCGCAACGAAAGCATTGGCGCAGGAGATTGGTAAACGGAATATTACGGTGAATGCAGTTGCACCGGGATTTATCAATAGCGATATGACTGCAGACATGGATGAGAAAGAATTGAAGAAGATGATCCCCGTCAATAGATTTGGCGAGCCCGAGGAAGTAGCGGATTTGGTATCCTTCCTGGCATCAAAAAAATCTGCTTACATTACGGGTGAGGTCATCAATATAAATGGAGGAATTTATTCCTAA
- a CDS encoding beta-ketoacyl-[acyl-carrier-protein] synthase family protein, protein MGKRVVITGMGIYSCIGTNLDEVKESLYAGKSGIVFDPERKEYGFRSALTGKVPQPDLKAALHRRQRVTMGEETEFAYLATIEALREAHIPIEAFHEREIGLIYGNDSVSKAIIDATDIVREKKDTALIGSGAIFKSMNSTVTMNLSTIFNIRGVNMTISAACASGSHAIGLGHMMIQNGLQDMVICGGAQEINKYAMASFDGLGVFSSHEGDPARACRPFDANRDGLVPSGGAATLILESLESALERNAPIFAEVVGYGFSSNGGHISTPNVEGPASAMRKALEQANMDASEVQYINAHATSTPVGDANEAQAIDEVFGKSRPYVSSTKSMTGHECWMAGASEIVYSTIMMNHGFIAPNINFEHADEHSSKLNIVTETKNQDFDVYLSNSFGFGGTNSAMIVKRFKK, encoded by the coding sequence ATGGGTAAACGGGTTGTAATTACAGGAATGGGGATCTATAGCTGCATCGGGACGAACCTCGATGAGGTTAAGGAATCCTTATATGCGGGAAAATCAGGGATAGTATTCGATCCTGAACGAAAGGAATATGGATTTCGGTCCGCCTTAACGGGTAAGGTACCTCAGCCGGATCTGAAAGCTGCACTCCACCGTCGCCAACGGGTGACGATGGGTGAAGAAACGGAATTCGCCTACCTGGCCACCATAGAAGCACTTCGGGAGGCACATATTCCCATTGAGGCTTTCCATGAGCGCGAAATTGGATTGATTTATGGCAACGACAGTGTTTCCAAGGCCATTATCGACGCAACGGATATCGTTCGGGAGAAAAAAGATACCGCATTGATCGGTTCCGGAGCGATCTTCAAGTCCATGAATTCAACAGTTACCATGAATCTATCCACGATTTTCAATATCCGTGGGGTGAACATGACCATCAGTGCTGCCTGTGCATCGGGATCCCATGCCATTGGCCTTGGCCACATGATGATTCAGAACGGGTTGCAGGATATGGTCATCTGTGGTGGGGCGCAGGAAATCAACAAATATGCGATGGCCAGCTTTGATGGTCTTGGCGTGTTCTCCAGCCACGAGGGTGATCCGGCGCGTGCTTGTCGGCCATTTGATGCCAACCGGGACGGCCTAGTGCCTAGTGGTGGTGCGGCAACCCTAATTTTGGAGAGTCTCGAAAGTGCATTGGAAAGAAACGCGCCAATCTTTGCGGAAGTGGTGGGTTATGGTTTCTCCTCCAATGGTGGCCACATCTCGACACCCAATGTGGAAGGTCCAGCTTCGGCCATGCGAAAAGCATTGGAACAAGCGAATATGGATGCGTCGGAAGTACAATACATCAACGCCCATGCAACCTCTACCCCTGTTGGTGATGCCAATGAAGCACAGGCGATCGATGAGGTCTTTGGCAAGAGCCGACCTTATGTGAGCTCTACCAAATCCATGACAGGACACGAATGTTGGATGGCGGGAGCCAGTGAAATCGTCTATTCCACCATCATGATGAACCATGGCTTCATAGCACCAAATATTAACTTTGAGCATGCCGATGAGCATTCTTCCAAATTGAATATCGTAACGGAAACGAAAAATCAAGATTTTGATGTATATTTGTCGAACTCTTTTGGGTTTGGTGGCACCAATTCAGCCATGATCGTCAAAAGGTTCAAAAAGTAG
- a CDS encoding acyl carrier protein has product MNIELEGIVSKINEILVEEFEVDADVIASDKNLKDTLDLDSLDYVDLVVIIESNFGVKLVETDFADVETFQDFYNLIERKILSKQD; this is encoded by the coding sequence ATGAATATTGAATTAGAAGGTATAGTGAGTAAAATAAACGAGATCCTGGTGGAGGAGTTCGAGGTAGATGCCGATGTTATTGCATCCGATAAAAACCTGAAGGACACACTCGACTTGGACAGCTTGGATTATGTGGACTTGGTGGTGATCATCGAATCCAATTTCGGGGTTAAGCTCGTGGAAACTGACTTTGCTGATGTGGAAACTTTCCAAGATTTTTACAACCTGATTGAAAGAAAAATCTTGTCAAAACAAGATTAA
- a CDS encoding lipid A biosynthesis acyltransferase has product MSQWDGKSKGTLLGYRIFVTIIKKLGVRAAYGLLVPVAFYYVVAYPRTTQAMFSYYRERQGFGFWRSLTFLYRIYYVFGQVLIDKFAIFAGLRDRFTFDFDGIDVLQQMLAEKKGGILISGHIGNFEIADRFFADIDLQQQIHIVAADQERSVIKEYLGSIAQDSTNIHFIYIKEDMSHIFEISAALSRNELICLTGDRYFTNSKTMQAPLLGEDALFPAGTFMIASRLQAPVAFVYVMKEPNIHYHLYTRRAPAFKHRDAQAVLEAYTESMEQMLKKYPHQWFNFFDFWKKEEPNSKD; this is encoded by the coding sequence ATGAGCCAGTGGGACGGTAAATCAAAAGGTACCCTATTGGGGTATCGCATTTTCGTCACGATAATCAAAAAACTTGGTGTCCGAGCTGCATACGGCCTTTTGGTGCCGGTAGCTTTCTATTATGTCGTTGCCTACCCACGGACAACGCAGGCCATGTTTTCCTATTACCGCGAACGCCAAGGTTTTGGTTTTTGGCGGTCTCTGACTTTCCTCTACCGGATCTATTATGTTTTTGGTCAAGTGTTGATCGATAAATTTGCCATTTTCGCAGGACTCCGCGATCGGTTCACCTTTGACTTTGATGGTATCGATGTGCTGCAACAGATGTTGGCCGAAAAAAAGGGCGGCATCCTCATCAGCGGACACATCGGGAACTTTGAAATCGCCGATCGGTTCTTTGCCGATATCGACCTGCAACAGCAGATTCATATCGTGGCAGCCGATCAGGAACGATCCGTAATCAAGGAATACCTCGGCAGTATCGCCCAGGATAGCACCAACATTCATTTTATCTACATCAAAGAGGATATGTCGCATATCTTCGAAATTTCGGCGGCACTTTCACGCAATGAATTGATCTGCTTGACCGGTGATCGGTACTTTACGAACAGTAAAACGATGCAGGCTCCCCTTTTAGGCGAAGACGCCCTCTTCCCTGCCGGTACTTTTATGATCGCCTCCCGATTGCAGGCACCGGTGGCCTTTGTCTATGTCATGAAAGAGCCGAACATCCACTACCACCTCTACACACGCCGAGCACCCGCTTTCAAGCACCGCGATGCACAGGCAGTCTTGGAAGCCTACACCGAGAGTATGGAGCAAATGCTGAAGAAATACCCCCATCAATGGTTCAATTTCTTTGACTTCTGGAAAAAAGAAGAACCAAATTCGAAAGATTAG